A stretch of the Archangium violaceum genome encodes the following:
- a CDS encoding class I SAM-dependent methyltransferase, giving the protein MNLRQAIVDHYGPVTAQNYDQMARTLFWAYPESLEAMVMEVRYGRREDPAHPRRIRSVLDLGIGTGNLSLRLATALLEDAWSSEDPPLEWVGFDASPHMMAVAESKLGAHRGVRFRTEQGAFTALEERLGARRFDCIVSSYAIHHLDGAGKAALFRVLYRLLEPGGLLVVGDKMLPPGSGPGPTRLRRDYHAVLAARCLSGLRRSSPGLTLPQVMRDLQAGFDADGDQPSSVEEHVAWLREAGFQDVRNPFFSFGCAVVSAEK; this is encoded by the coding sequence ATGAATCTCCGTCAGGCCATCGTGGACCACTACGGTCCGGTGACCGCCCAGAACTATGACCAGATGGCCCGGACGCTCTTCTGGGCCTACCCCGAGTCGCTCGAGGCCATGGTCATGGAAGTGCGCTACGGCCGCAGGGAGGACCCGGCCCACCCTCGGCGCATCCGCTCGGTGCTCGACCTGGGCATCGGAACCGGCAACCTCTCCCTCCGGCTCGCCACGGCGCTCCTGGAGGACGCGTGGTCCTCGGAGGACCCGCCCCTGGAGTGGGTGGGGTTCGACGCCTCTCCGCACATGATGGCGGTGGCCGAAAGCAAGCTGGGTGCGCACAGGGGCGTGCGGTTCCGCACCGAGCAGGGGGCGTTCACCGCGCTCGAGGAGCGTCTGGGCGCGCGCCGCTTCGACTGCATCGTGTCGAGCTATGCCATCCACCACCTCGATGGAGCCGGGAAGGCCGCGCTGTTCCGGGTGCTGTACCGCCTCCTGGAGCCGGGCGGACTGCTGGTGGTGGGGGACAAGATGCTACCGCCAGGAAGCGGGCCAGGGCCGACACGGCTCCGGCGCGACTACCATGCCGTGCTCGCGGCGCGGTGCCTCTCGGGGCTGCGGCGGAGCTCGCCGGGTCTGACGCTCCCCCAGGTGATGAGGGACCTGCAGGCCGGGTTCGACGCGGATGGAGATCAGCCCTCGTCCGTGGAGGAGCATGTGGCCTGGCTGCGCGAGGCGGGCTTCCAGGACGTGCGCAACCCCTTCTTCTCCTTCGGTTGCGCAGTGGTCTCCGCGGAGAAATGA